The genomic interval CCGCGCTGCAGCGGAAGATTCGGGAGCGACCGGAACCGGCGCCGCCCCTCGTTCCGAAATCGGCGCCGCGTCCCGCTCCGGTTCCGACTTCGGAGCTGCGGCAGGAGTCGACGCGGGTTTCCGTTCCGAAGCCGATGCGACCCCGCCGTCGTCGATCTCGATCAGGACCTCGCCCACGGGCACGATGTCGCCTTCCGCATACGGCAGACTGGTCACCTTCCCTGCAGCTGGAGACGGAATCTCCACATTGGCCTTGTCCGTCATCAACTCGACGAGGATCTGGTCGAGCTCGACCACGTCGCCAACCGCAACCCTCCACGCGACCACCTCGGCCTCGACCACACCTTCGCCGATATCCGGAAGTCTGAAGCTGTACATCGCTAGTACTCGATCGTTTCGACGAGGCCGCGCAGGATGCGCTCGGCGCTCGGGAGATAGTGATCCTCGAGGGAGTAGGGGAATGGAGTGTCGAAGCCGGTGATACGCAGAAGCGGCGCACGCAGATGATCGAACGCCTCGGCCTGTACCGCCGCCACGAGTTCTGCACCGAAGCCGCAGGTCATCGGCGCCTCGTGCACGACGACCATGCGCCCGGTCTTCGTCACGGAACGCACGAGTGTATGAAGGTCGTAGGGCACGATGCTCTGCAGATCGATCAGCTCGACGTCGTAGCCCTCACCCTCGGCAAGGGCGACCGCTTCCTGGCAGGTATGAAGCATGGCGCCCCACGCAACCAAGGTGATGTCCTCGCCCTTCCGAACGAGCTGCGCACGCTCGAGAGGAAGCGTGTAGTAGTCGAGAGGGATCTCTCCTTTGGCCGCCCGATAGATGCGCTTCGGCTCCAGAAAGATCACCGGATCCGCACACTCGAGCGCACCGAGCAGCAGACCCTTCGCCTCGTAGGGGCCTGACGGCACCACCACGCGCAGCCCGGGCGTGTGTGCGAAATAGGCCTCCGGGCTCTGGGAGTGATAATGCCCACCGCGAATTCCGCCGCCGTAGGGCGTGCGAATCATGACCCGCGGTGCATACTGGCCCCCGCTCCGGTAGCGGTACTTGGCCAGTTCATTGACGATCTGGTCGAATGCCGGAAAGATGAAATCGGCAAACTGGATCTCGACGATCGGCCGAA from bacterium carries:
- a CDS encoding alpha-ketoacid dehydrogenase subunit beta, translating into MAETGSLNMIQALGNALDHYLERDETAVVLGEDVGGFGGVFRVTAGLQEKYGSDRVFDTPLAEAGIVGMAIGMGLGGLRPIVEIQFADFIFPAFDQIVNELAKYRYRSGGQYAPRVMIRTPYGGGIRGGHYHSQSPEAYFAHTPGLRVVVPSGPYEAKGLLLGALECADPVIFLEPKRIYRAAKGEIPLDYYTLPLERAQLVRKGEDITLVAWGAMLHTCQEAVALAEGEGYDVELIDLQSIVPYDLHTLVRSVTKTGRMVVVHEAPMTCGFGAELVAAVQAEAFDHLRAPLLRITGFDTPFPYSLEDHYLPSAERILRGLVETIEY